The Aeromonas encheleia genomic sequence AAAAATCTTGGTTTCATTCAGTGCCTTGCGCAGGCTGGTACCCTCACGCACCCGCTCGGTCGCCTCGCCGATCCGGTTGCGGGCGAAGTCGTTGGAGAGCACCTCGCCGGCGATCTTCATCCCCTCCAGCAGCGGCACCGCGCTGGCGTTGAGGATGCTTAAGGTGCGGGCGAAGCGGGCGGTGTTGAGGCCGCGGCTGACCCGGCCTATCACCGGCAGGCGCAGCAACACCCCGTGCCAGTGGCGGCGCCGGGTCTCATCGCTGAGCCACCAGCGCCAGACAAAGCCACCGATAAACAGCAGCAGCAGGAACCAGAGCCCGTAGTGCTGCATCAGCTCGCTGGTACCGATGAGGAAGCGGGTGGTCGCCGGCAGTTGCTGGCCCATGTGCTCGAACTGGGCCACCACCTTGGGCACCACGGCGGTGAGCAGTATGGAGATGACCCCCACCGCCACCAGGGTGAGCACTATGGGGTAGATCATCGCCTGCAGCAGCTTGGTGCGCATGTGCTGGCGCTGCTCGGTGTAATCGGCGAGCCGGTTCAGCACCTTCTCCAGGTGCCCGGACTTCTCCCCGGCCGCCACCATGGAGCGAAACAGCTGATCGAAAACATGGGGGAAGGCTCCAAGGGAGTCGGCAAGGGAGTAGCCCTCCACCACCTTGCTGCGCACCGTCGCCACCAGGCTGCGCAGATGGGCCTTCTCGCACTGCTCGGCCACCGCCCGCAGCGCCTCCTCTATGGTGAGGCCGGCTCCCACCAGGGTCGCCAGCTGGCGGGTGATCAGCGCCAGCTCGGAGGTGGACGCCCCGCGCCGGAACAGCACGAAGCGATTCGCCTCCCGCTTCGCCTTCTCGGTGGTCTCGTTCACCTCGAGCGGGGTCAGTCCCTGCTCGCGCAGCAGCTGGCGTATCTGGCGGGCGGAGTCACCCTCCATCACCCCGGATTTTTGTCTGCCCCGGCCGTCGAGGGCCTTGTATTCAAATGCTGCCAATCCTGTTGCTCTCCTGCGCTGGCGCCGTGATGCTATTCAAATGCCGATGTGCCGGTCAATCTTGCCGGGTCACGCGCAGCATCTCTTCCTGGATTTGGCTCTGCCCCTTGGGCAGCTTGCCTGTGCCGGACGAGATCAATCTTCCCGGGTCACCCGCAATACCTCTTCCAGGCTGGTCTGACCCAGCAGCACCTTGTCGATGCCATCACGGCGGATGCTGGGGGTATGGCCCCGGATCAGGCGCTCTATGACCAGCTCGCCGCTGGCACCGTGGATCGCCTCGCGCACTGTGTCATCGATCACCACCAGCTCATGGATACCGGTCCGGCCACGATAGCCGGTATGGTTGCACTGCTCGCAGCCGACCGGGCGCCACATCAGCTGATCCGGCGCCAGCTCGATGCCCATGGCGAGCCGCTCCTGCTCGGTGATGGGGTGCTGGGTGCGGCAATCCGGGCAGAGGGTGCGCACCAGCCGCTGGGCCAGCACCGCCAATAGCGAGGAGGAGAGCAGGAAGGACTCGATCCCCATGTCCCGCATCCGGGTGATGGCACCGATGGCGGTGTTGGTGTGCAGGGTCGACATCACCAGGTGACCGGTCAGCGACGCCTGCACCGCTATCTGAGCGGTCTCCAGATCGCGGATCTCCCCCACCATCACCACGTCGGGGTCCTGACGCAGGATGGCGCGCAGGCCGCGGGCGAAGGTCATGTCGACCTTGCTGTTGACCTGGGTCTGGCCGACCCCCTCCAGGTCATATTCGATGGGATCTTCCACCGTCAGAATGTTGCGGTCCCGCGAGTTGATCTCGGACAGCGCCGCGTAGAGGGTGGTGGACTTGCCCGAGCCGGTCGGGCCTGTCACCAGGATGATGCCGTGGGGCTTGCGGATGAGCTCGCTGATGATCTTGCGATTGGCCAGCGTCATGCCGAGCTGCTTGAGCTCGAGCCGCACGTTGTTCTTGTCGAGCAGACGCAGCACCACCCGCTCGCCATAGCTCGACGGCATGGTCGAGACCCGCACGTCCACCGCCCGGCCGCCGATACGCAGGGAGATGCGACCGTCCTGGGGCACCCGCTTCTCGGCGATGTCCATGCGGGACATGACCTTGATGCGTGACACCAGCAGAGAGGCGAGCTTGCGGTGGGGCCGCAGGATTTCTCGCAGCACACCATCGATGCGGAACCGGATGACCAGCACCCGCTCGAAGGTCTCGATGTGGATGTCAGACGCCTCCTCCTTGATCGCCTCGCTCAACATGGCGTTGATGAGGCGGATGATGGGGGCATCGTCGTCGGCGTCAAGCAGATCCTCGCTCTGGGGCAACTCCTCCGCCAGGGCGAAGAAGTCCATCTCGTTACCGAGATCCTCCATCAGCTGGCGTGCCTCGGAGGAGTCACGCTGGTAGTGGGCCGTCAGCAGATCTTCGAATTCGTCGCTGCCCAGCTGCTCCACCGCGAAGTTGCAGCCCGCCACGCGCCGCACCTCCAGCAGGGTCTGCGGCGCGACGCCCTGACGACAGAACAGCAGGGGGGCGCCCTGCCGCTCGGTCAGGATCACCCCGAAGTTGCGGGCGAAGGCAAACGGCAGCTCGGGCAGCGCCGCCGGCAAGTCGGATCCATCGAGTTGGTAGGCCGCCATCAGGGCTGCCCCTGCACGAAGGGTTGCCCCTGGGCCGGCGCCTGTTGCACCTGGGAATGCGCCCCGGTGGCGGTCGCCTGCTGCTGGGCCTTCATCAGCTCAATCTGCTTTTGCACCTCGGGGGAGAGCATCACGTCCTGACCATAGGCGGGCAGCACCTGGCGGGCCGGCGAGGTGGCATAGCCCTCCTCGGCCGCCAGGTTCAGCTGCTCGGCGCGGAACAGGGTGTACTTGTTGCTGGAGACGCCGGAGTAGACGTTGGCATCCCGCAAGATGGTCGGTCGGATAAACACCATCAAATTGCGCTTGGCGGTGGTGTTGGAGGTGGAGCGGAACAGGTAACCCAGCACCGGAATGTCCCCCAGCAGCGGGACCTTGGAGACCTGCTCCTTGGTCTGCTCATCCATCAGGCCGCCCAGCACCACGGTTTCGCCACTCTTGACCAGCACCGCGTTCTTGACGGTACGGGTATCGAAGGTCGGACCCAGGTTGGCAGTCCCGGCCGCCTGGGCCTGGGCCACGCTGGAGACCTCCTGCTCTATGTTGAGCAAGACGGAGTCCCCTTCGTTGATCTGGGGCGTCACCACCAGCTTAGTCCCCACCGTCTTGCGCTCTATGGTGTTGAACACCTGATCGCTGGTGGTGGAACTCTGGGAGCCACTCTGCACCGGCACTTCCTGGCCGACGTTGAAGGAGGCTTCGTGGTTGTCCATGGTGACTATGCTCGGGGTCGAGAGGATGTCGTTCTTGGTGTTGGTCGACAGCGCCGTCACCAGCATGGCCCAGTCGCCCTTGTAGAAGCCGGCGGCCATGCCGCTGAAGCTGCCAAGCAGGTTCTCGAGCCCCTCGGTGTTGCCGTTATCCTTGTAGTCCTTGCCCGCGATGATGGCCGGCCCGATCGGCAGACCGGTATTGGTGAACTGGGTGCCGCCGCCGTTGGCATTGGCCCACTGCACCCCGAGGTTCAGGCCGTCGCCGTCCTGGATCTCGACGATGATCGCCTCCACCAGCACCTGGGCACGGCGGATGTCGAGCTTGGCGATGACCTGCTCCAGCTCGGCCATCACGTCCGGCTGGGCGGTGATCACCAGCGCATTGGTGGTCTCGTCGGCGGAGATGGCCAGTTGGCCGCCACCTATGCTGGCACCGCCGGTGGCAGCCGCCGCAGTACCGCCCTTCTTGTCGGCCGCGATGCTGGAGCTGACCCCCTTGAGCACATCCACCAGATCCTTGGCCTTGCCATATTTCAGGTAGAAGACCCGGGTGTTGCCCTGGCTCTGCAGATCCTTGTCGAGCTGACGCACCATCTGGATGATGCGGGCCCGCGCCTTGGGCTCACCGCTGATCACCACCGAGTTGGTGCGCTCGTCCGCCACCACCTTGGGAGAGAGCAGTATGGAGGCGTTGGCCCCCTGGTTGTTGCCATCCTTGTTGAGGTTGGTCACCAGCCGCACCATCTCGCCGGCCGAGGCATATCTCAGCTTGATGACGTCCATGTCCTGATCCCCCGCCCGGTCTACCCGGCGCACGACCTCGACCAGACGATTCACCACGGCGGCACGGCCGGTGATCAGCAGTACGTTAGAGGGCTCGTAGTGCACCACGTTGCCGCCGCCGGCGTTGTCGTTGAGCTGGCGCAACAGGGGCGCCAGTTCGCGCACCGAGACGTTGCGCACCGGCACCACCCGGGTCACCATCTCGTCACCCACGCCAGGGTTGCTGTCGTCCACCACCGGGATGGAGGAGGTCTTGGCATCCTTGGCGCGCACCACCTTGAGCACCCCGTTGTTCATGGGCACCACGGCGAAGCCATAGACGTCGAGCACGCTCAGGAAGAACTGGTAGTACTGATCCTCATTGAGCAGATCGTAACTGCGGACATTGATCTTGCCGCGCACCGAGGGCTCGATGATGATGGTCTTGTTCAGGTTCTTGCCGACCGTGTTGATGAACTCTTCGATATCGGCATTCTTGAAACTGGCGGCATACTCGGTGGCCCAGGCGGAGCCTGCCATCATCAAGGCCGCCGCAACCGTGGCCAGACGCCAGCCTTTCCCTTTATTTATCATTCTTGGTGCTACTCCAATTCATTATTCTGACAAGCCGACATACACATCGTAGAGCTGTCCTTGCCGTTCGACGGTGACGGTCATTTCCGTGGCGCCAGCCACTTGCTGCATAGCCTGCATGGCCTGTGCGTTATCCCGCAGATCCAGGCCATTGATGCTGACCGCCAGATCGTTGGCGACCAGTCCGAGTTGAGTGAACAGTTCAGGTTTGCTGCCCGGGTTGAGACGATAGCCGACCATGCGGCCATCGACCCGGACCGGGGAGATATTGAGATAATCGGTGATCTTGCCAGGGTTGCTCATCAATTCGCTGCGCACCGAGGAGAGCTGACCAGCCTGGCGCGCCACCTTGGGCAGCGGTTTGCCGTACTCCTCGCCGTCCAGCATCAGGGTCTCGTCACGGCCATCGCGGGCGATGATGACCCGATCGGCAAACACCTGCCGGATATTGGCCTGGGTACCGTCGATGTAATCGCCGATGCCATAGGAGTTTTGCAGGCCGTTGTGGGCGATGATGGCGATGGATTTGGTGGAGTCAGAGCTCGCCAACACCCCGTTGAGCTGGGCGTTGAGCTGGGTCTTGGGGGCATCCGCCGCGACGGCCGCGGCCACATCGGCCGCCTGGGCCTGCTGCGGCGCCTTGCCAAACAGGGAGAGCCGGCTGACATTGCTGAGATCGAGGCGGGAGGCTTCGCCTCCCTGACCGGCCACGACCGACGGCTGCCAGGCCGGATTACGCGAAGACTGGGTCAGATCGAACAGACGCCAGGTAAGGCCGGCACACTGATGGGCCAACAGCAGCAGCAGCAACCAGAACAGCGGTTGGCTGAAACGGGAGAATGGCACGCGGTTGCAACGAGCCAGAAGGGTACTGAATAAATCACCCCTGAACGGTAGCGTCATGTTTCTCAAAATATTCTGGCATCCATATCGATTGGCTATTGTGTACGGCAATGGACCCAGAGACAACCGACCGGATGGGATGACGCGGTGAAAATCCAGATCCCGTCACACCCTGTCCCCCTGTTTCTATCCAGGGGCCTGCCTCTGGTATAATCAAGCTCCCCTTTCAGCCATCCCGGAGTCGATTCATGGCGAATCCAGCAGAAAGCACAATCCAGGTCCGTCTCGACAAATGGTTGTGGGCCGCGCGTTTCTACAAGACCCGCAGCCTGGCCCGGGACCAGATAGATGGCGGCAAGGTGCATTATAACGGCCAGCGCAGCAAGCCGGGAAAGATAGTCGAAACCGGCGCCCTCATCCGCTTCTGGCAAGGCCAGGACGAGCGGGAAGTCAGAGTGCTGCAAGTCAGCGAGCAGCGCAAGTCGGCCCCCCTCGCCCAGCAGCTCTATGAAGAGACCGAGGAGAGCCTGAAGAAACGGGCCCAGAACAGCGAGGCGCGGCGTTTCAACAGCCAGTTTGCCCCAAGCCCCGAGCGTCGTCCCGACAAGCAGGAACGGCGCCAGCTGCTCAAGGTCAAACAATATTAGTCCACCTTGATGGCCCTTTTATGACGCCAGGCGGCTAGATAAGTTCCTAACCGCCTGTTTAACAAAATATTTATCAATTTACACCACCGAAGACCCTAGGAATGCATGATGAGTAACCAAGATCTCCTGTATCGCTATCTGTTCGAAGAGTACGAAGTGCGTGGGGAGCTGGTCCAGCTGGACAGCACCTACCGCCACATCGTGGAAGCCCAGAACTACCCGGTGCAGGTGCAAAAGTTGTTGGGTGAACTGCTGGTCGCCACCAGCCTGCTGACCGCCACCCTCAAGTTTGAAGGCTCCATCACGGTGCAGTTGCAAGGGGACGGTCCGGTTCGCCTGGCGGTGATCAACGGCGATCACAACCAGCAGTTGCGTGGCGTCGCCCGCTACGAAGGCGACCTGCCGAGCGATGGCAAGCTGCAGAGCCTGATCGGCAACGGCCAGCTGGTGATCACCATCAGCCCGGAGCAGGGCGAGCGCTATCAGGGCATCATCGCCCTCGAATCCGACACCCTGGCCGGCTGCCTTGAGCAGTACTTCGCCCAGTCCGAGCAGCTCGCCACCCGGCTCTGGATCCGCACCGGTCATCATGAGGGGAGCCCCCGCGCCGCCGGCATCCTGCTGCAGGAGCTGCCGGCCCAGAGCGAGGATCACAGCGCCGACTTCGATCATCTGATCCAGCTCACCAGCACCATCAAGGACGCAGAGCTGTTTGGCCTGGAGGCCGAGGAGATCCTCTACCGCCTCTATCACCAGGACAAGGTGCGGGTGTTCGATCCCCAGGCGATCGAGTTCCGCTGCACCTGCTCCCGCGCCCGCTGCGAAGGGGCCCTGCTGCAGATAGAGAAGGAGGAAGCGCTGGCCATGGTGCAGGAGCTCGGCAAGATCGACATGCACTGCGACTATTGCGGCGCAGAGTACCAATTCGATGGGATCGACATCGAAACCCTGTTCAGCAGGGCTCCCGATAATGATGCAAACAAGTTACACTAAATGAAGGCGGGTCAAACCCGCCTTTAACTTAAATAACAAAAAAATACCCTATTTTATAAAGTTTGATGGCGATCGCTAAAATCTACCACCTAGGTGGTAGCATGAAAGCCAGATAGAACCCTACAAACCTCTGAACCCAGGAGAACATAATGACTATCGTGGCAGAACCCACCCTGGCCCAACAATTACAACTAGACCAGTACGGCATCAAAAACAGCCAAGAAATCGTTCGCAACCCCTCCTATGAGCAGCTTTTCGCAGAAGAGACCCGCCCAGACCTGGAAGGATTCGAGCGAGGTGTCGTCACCGAGCTGGGCGCAGTCAATGTCAACACCGGCATCTTTACCGGCCGTTCCCCAAAAGATAAATATATCGTCAAGGACGCCACTACCCAGAACACTGTATGGTGGTCTGACCAGGGTAAAAACGATAACAAGGCACTGAGCCCGGAAGTCTGGTCACATCTAAAATCCCTGGTGACCAAGCAGCTCTCCGGCAAGCGTCTGTTCGTGGTGGATGGCTACTGTGGCGCCAACCCGGATACCCGCCTGGCGGTACGCATCATCACCGAGGTGGCCTGGCAGGCTCACTTCGTCAAGAACATGTTCATTCGCCCGAGCGAGGAAGAACTCAAGACCTTCAAGCCGGACTTCGTGGTGATGAACGGTGCCAAGTGCACCAACCCGAACTGGCAGGAGCAGGGGCTCAACTCCGAGAACTTCGTCGCCTTCAACTTGACCGAGAAGATCCAGCTCATCGGTGGCACCTGGTACGGTGGCGAGATGAAGAAGGGGATGTTCTCCATGATGAACTACTTCCTGCCCCTGCGCGGCATGGCCTCCATGCACTGCTCCGCCAACGTGGGTCAGGACGGCGACGTGGCCATCTTCTTCGGCCTGTCCGGCACCGGCAAGACCACCCTCTCCACCGATCCCAAGCGTCAGCTGATCGGCGATGACGAGCACGGCTGGGACGATGACGGCGTGTTCAACTTCGAAGGCGGCTGCTACGCCAAGACCATCAAGCTCTCCAAGGAAGCCGAGCCGGACATCTACAACGCCATCCGTCGCGATGCGTTGCTGGAGAACGTGACCGTGGCCGCCGATGGCACCATCGACTTCAACGATGGCTCCCGCACCGAGAACACCCGGGTCTCCTACCCCATCTATCACATCGAGAACATCGTCAAGCCGGTCTCCAAAGCGGGTCATGCCACCAAGGTGATCTTCCTGACCGCCGATGCCTTCGGAGTGCTGCCCCCGGTCGCCAAGCTGACCAAGGAGCAGACCAAGTATCACTTCCTGTCCGGCTTCACCGCCAAGCTGGCCGGTACCGAGCGCGGCATCACCGAGCCGACCCCGACCTTCTCCTCCTGCTTCGGCGCGGCCTTCCTCAGCCTGCACCCGACCAAGTACGGCCAGGAGCTGGTGAAACGGATGGAAGCCGCCGGCGCCGAGGCCTACCTGGTCAACACCGGCTGGAACGGCACCGGCAAACGGATCTCCATCAAGGATACCCGTGCCATCATCGACGCCATCCTGGATGGCTCCATCGAGAAGGCACAAACCAAGACCCTGCCGATCTTCAACCTGGAAGTGCCGACCGCACTGCACGATGTGAACCCGGCCATCCTCGACCCGCGCGACACTTATGCCGACCAGGCCGAGTGGGACGCCAAGGCGGTCGATCTGGCCGAGCGTTTCATCAAGAACTTCGAGCGTTTCACCGACACCGAAGAGGGCAAACGCCTGGTCGCCGCGGGCCCGCAGCTGTAACGCCAGCGCCCCTCGGTTACTGTCATCCCATACCGGTCAGCCTCGCTGACCGGTATTTTTTTGACCAATACCCGACCTTTGGCCCCCGCCATGCCTTGCCTTGCCGACGGTTGCGCGTTAGATTCAGCCAACTGTATACAATATACAATTTTGTAACGACGCCCTGTGACCCGAGCATGAACCCACCCTATCAGACCCGCACCCAGATGGTGATGGAGAACCTCCGCGGCCGGATCCTGCGCGGTGAATTTCCCGCCGGCGCCCCGCTGCGCCAGGACGCCATCGCCAAGGAGCTGGCGGTGAGCCGCATTCCGGTGCGGGAGGCGCTGATGCAGCTGGAGGCACAGGGGCTGGTGAAATTCGAGGCCCATCGCGGCGCCGTGGTCACCATGCTGGAGGCCTCGGCCATCGAGGAGCTCTTTTATTTGCGAGCCCTGCTGGAAGCCGATACCCTGTTCCACGCCGTCGACATGATGACGGAGGAGACCTTCGCCCAGGCGCAAGCCATCCTGGCCCAGTTTGATCAGGCACTCGAATCGGGCACCCAGATAGAACACTGGGCCGAGTTGAACCACCGTTTTCACGCCACCCTCTATCAGGCCGCCAATCGCCCCCGGGCACTGGAGCTGATCGCCCAGATCAATCTGAGCTGCGATCGCTATGTGCGCTTCGAGCTGCTGTTTGCTCAGGGCGGCATAGACAAGGCCGAACGCGAACACGCCAAGCTGCTGGAGCTGTGCCGCGCCCGTCGCAAGCACGAGGCCGTGGTACTGCTCAAGCAACACATCGAGGCGGCAGGCCAGTCGGTCAAGCAGATCCTGGCCAACGGCCACCACCAGTGAACACTCACCTCACCACAATCTGGCATTAACGACATGAACCATTTCGAGATTATTGAAACCCGCGTCGCCCAGGTCAGGACCACTCTGGCCACGTTGGAGCTGGACGCCTTCATCGTCCCCCACGACGACGAGCACCTGGGGGAGTACATCCCCGCCTACGCCGAACGTCTGGACTGGATCACGGGTTTCAACGGCTCCGCCGGGCTCGCCATCATCATGGCGCAGCGGGCGGCCCTGTTCATCGACGGTCGTTATACGGTGCAGGCCCGCCTGCAGGCACCGGCCGAGCTGTTTGAGTTTCTTCACCTGAACGAAGATCCCCACGTGCAATGGCTGGCAGAGCAGCTGCCGTCCGGCGCCCGGGTCGGCTTCGACGCCCGGCTGCACAGCCTGGCCTGGTACCAGAACGCCAAGGCGCTATTGAGCGAGCGCGGCATCGCGCTGGTCCGGGTCGAGGATAATCTCATCGATCTGCACTGGGCCGATCGCCCCGCCCCGACCAAGACCCCGGTCATCCTCTACAGCGAGGAGTTGGCGGGCCAGTCGAGCCAGGCCAAGCGCGAACTGCTGGCGAGCGATCTGCGCAAGCGCGGCCTGGATGCGGTGCTGCTGACCCAGGCCGAGCCCATCAACTGGCTGCTCAACCTGCGCGGCCGCGACGTGGAGCGTCTGCCGGTGGTGCTCGGCTTTGCCGTGCTCTACGCCAACACCAGCATGGATTTCTTCGTCGACACCGACAAGATCGACTGCGTCGCCTTCTCCCGCCACGTGGGACAGGATGTCTCCGTCTATCCCATCGACAAGCTGGGTGACGTGCTGCAGCGCATCGGGGAAGATCAGCAGAAGGTGCTGGCCGATCCGAACACCGCCAACGCCTGGACCCAGCTCACCATGGAAGAGGCGGGCGCCATCCTGGTGGCCGGTCAGGATCCGACCATGCTGCCCAAGGCGTGCAAGAACGAGGTGGAGCTGGCTGGCATGCAGCGCGCCCACCTGCGCGATGGCGTCGCCGTCACCCGCTTCCTCGCCTGGCTGGATCGCCTGATCGCCGCCGGCGAGTTCGAGGGGGTGGATGAGGGCACCCTGGCCGATCGGCTGGAAGCCTTCCGCCGCGAGCAGGACCATTATGTGGAGCCGAGCTTCGACACCATCTCCGCGCTCGGCCCCAACGCCGCCATGTGCCACTACCGTCACACCAATGGCGTGCCGCGCGCCTTCGGCCAGGACAGCATCTATCTGGTGGACTCCGGCGCCCAGTATCTGGATGGCACCACCGACATCACCCGCACCCTCAAGGTGGGTGAGGTGACGGATGAGCACAAGGCCATGTTCACCCGGGTGCTGCAGGGTCACATTGCCCTGGATCAGGCCCGCTTCCCCCGCGGCACCGCCGGCATCCAGCTCGACGTGCTGGCCCGCATGCCGCTGTGGCAGGCCGGTTACAACTACGACCACGGCACAGGTCACGGCGTCGGCCACTTCCTGAGCGTGCACGAAGGCCCGCAGCGCATCGCCCCCAAGGGCAGCCTGGTGCCGTTGCAGCCGGGCATGGTGCTCTCCAACGAGCCGGGCTACTACCGGGAGAATGCGTTCGGCATTCGCTGTGAGAACCTGGTGGTGGTGACCGAGCAGGAGCAGATCGGTGAGTTGCCGATGCTCGGCTTCGAGCGGCTGACCTATGTGCCGTTCGATACGCGTCTCATCGATCGCAGCCTGTTGAGCCCGGCCGAGTTCCGCTGGATCAACGACTACCATATGGAAGTCTTCCGCCGCCTGAGCCCGCTGCTGGACGGCGAGGATCTCGCCTGGCTGGAGCAGGCAACCAGCCTCATCTAATCGCAGACAATCGAGGTTGTCTGATGACACAGGGCCCAAGGGCCCTGTTTTTTTGCCTCCGGCTTTGACCTGTATCAACACCCGTTGCGAGCAGGTCGGGACAATGGCAGCCATGAACTTCAATCAACCAGGCACTCGTCGCAGTGCAGGTGCCAGCCAGGCACCCGAGCATCCCAGGCTCAGGCGGGAGCAGTTGACGGTCAGCGCCATGATCCGCCTCTACTGCCACCATCACCACCAGGACAGCGACTGCCGGCACTGCCAGCAGCTGCAGGAATTCGCCCACCAGCGCCTGCGGCGCTGCCGTTATGGTCACGGCCAC encodes the following:
- the exeF gene encoding GspF family T2SS innner membrane protein variant ExeF produces the protein MAAFEYKALDGRGRQKSGVMEGDSARQIRQLLREQGLTPLEVNETTEKAKREANRFVLFRRGASTSELALITRQLATLVGAGLTIEEALRAVAEQCEKAHLRSLVATVRSKVVEGYSLADSLGAFPHVFDQLFRSMVAAGEKSGHLEKVLNRLADYTEQRQHMRTKLLQAMIYPIVLTLVAVGVISILLTAVVPKVVAQFEHMGQQLPATTRFLIGTSELMQHYGLWFLLLLFIGGFVWRWWLSDETRRRHWHGVLLRLPVIGRVSRGLNTARFARTLSILNASAVPLLEGMKIAGEVLSNDFARNRIGEATERVREGTSLRKALNETKIFPPMMLHMIASGEQSGELDSMLERAADNQDREFETQVNIALGVFEPMLVVSMAGVVLFIVMSILQPILELNNMVNL
- the exeE gene encoding GspE family T2SS ATPase variant ExeE, with protein sequence MAAYQLDGSDLPAALPELPFAFARNFGVILTERQGAPLLFCRQGVAPQTLLEVRRVAGCNFAVEQLGSDEFEDLLTAHYQRDSSEARQLMEDLGNEMDFFALAEELPQSEDLLDADDDAPIIRLINAMLSEAIKEEASDIHIETFERVLVIRFRIDGVLREILRPHRKLASLLVSRIKVMSRMDIAEKRVPQDGRISLRIGGRAVDVRVSTMPSSYGERVVLRLLDKNNVRLELKQLGMTLANRKIISELIRKPHGIILVTGPTGSGKSTTLYAALSEINSRDRNILTVEDPIEYDLEGVGQTQVNSKVDMTFARGLRAILRQDPDVVMVGEIRDLETAQIAVQASLTGHLVMSTLHTNTAIGAITRMRDMGIESFLLSSSLLAVLAQRLVRTLCPDCRTQHPITEQERLAMGIELAPDQLMWRPVGCEQCNHTGYRGRTGIHELVVIDDTVREAIHGASGELVIERLIRGHTPSIRRDGIDKVLLGQTSLEEVLRVTRED
- the exeD gene encoding GspD family T2SS secretin variant ExeD — encoded protein: MINKGKGWRLATVAAALMMAGSAWATEYAASFKNADIEEFINTVGKNLNKTIIIEPSVRGKINVRSYDLLNEDQYYQFFLSVLDVYGFAVVPMNNGVLKVVRAKDAKTSSIPVVDDSNPGVGDEMVTRVVPVRNVSVRELAPLLRQLNDNAGGGNVVHYEPSNVLLITGRAAVVNRLVEVVRRVDRAGDQDMDVIKLRYASAGEMVRLVTNLNKDGNNQGANASILLSPKVVADERTNSVVISGEPKARARIIQMVRQLDKDLQSQGNTRVFYLKYGKAKDLVDVLKGVSSSIAADKKGGTAAAATGGASIGGGQLAISADETTNALVITAQPDVMAELEQVIAKLDIRRAQVLVEAIIVEIQDGDGLNLGVQWANANGGGTQFTNTGLPIGPAIIAGKDYKDNGNTEGLENLLGSFSGMAAGFYKGDWAMLVTALSTNTKNDILSTPSIVTMDNHEASFNVGQEVPVQSGSQSSTTSDQVFNTIERKTVGTKLVVTPQINEGDSVLLNIEQEVSSVAQAQAAGTANLGPTFDTRTVKNAVLVKSGETVVLGGLMDEQTKEQVSKVPLLGDIPVLGYLFRSTSNTTAKRNLMVFIRPTILRDANVYSGVSSNKYTLFRAEQLNLAAEEGYATSPARQVLPAYGQDVMLSPEVQKQIELMKAQQQATATGAHSQVQQAPAQGQPFVQGQP
- the exeC gene encoding GspC family type II secretion system variant ExeC; the protein is MTLPFRGDLFSTLLARCNRVPFSRFSQPLFWLLLLLLAHQCAGLTWRLFDLTQSSRNPAWQPSVVAGQGGEASRLDLSNVSRLSLFGKAPQQAQAADVAAAVAADAPKTQLNAQLNGVLASSDSTKSIAIIAHNGLQNSYGIGDYIDGTQANIRQVFADRVIIARDGRDETLMLDGEEYGKPLPKVARQAGQLSSVRSELMSNPGKITDYLNISPVRVDGRMVGYRLNPGSKPELFTQLGLVANDLAVSINGLDLRDNAQAMQAMQQVAGATEMTVTVERQGQLYDVYVGLSE
- the hslR gene encoding ribosome-associated heat shock protein Hsp15, which gives rise to MANPAESTIQVRLDKWLWAARFYKTRSLARDQIDGGKVHYNGQRSKPGKIVETGALIRFWQGQDEREVRVLQVSEQRKSAPLAQQLYEETEESLKKRAQNSEARRFNSQFAPSPERRPDKQERRQLLKVKQY
- the hslO gene encoding Hsp33 family molecular chaperone HslO; its protein translation is MSNQDLLYRYLFEEYEVRGELVQLDSTYRHIVEAQNYPVQVQKLLGELLVATSLLTATLKFEGSITVQLQGDGPVRLAVINGDHNQQLRGVARYEGDLPSDGKLQSLIGNGQLVITISPEQGERYQGIIALESDTLAGCLEQYFAQSEQLATRLWIRTGHHEGSPRAAGILLQELPAQSEDHSADFDHLIQLTSTIKDAELFGLEAEEILYRLYHQDKVRVFDPQAIEFRCTCSRARCEGALLQIEKEEALAMVQELGKIDMHCDYCGAEYQFDGIDIETLFSRAPDNDANKLH
- the pckA gene encoding phosphoenolpyruvate carboxykinase (ATP); the protein is MTIVAEPTLAQQLQLDQYGIKNSQEIVRNPSYEQLFAEETRPDLEGFERGVVTELGAVNVNTGIFTGRSPKDKYIVKDATTQNTVWWSDQGKNDNKALSPEVWSHLKSLVTKQLSGKRLFVVDGYCGANPDTRLAVRIITEVAWQAHFVKNMFIRPSEEELKTFKPDFVVMNGAKCTNPNWQEQGLNSENFVAFNLTEKIQLIGGTWYGGEMKKGMFSMMNYFLPLRGMASMHCSANVGQDGDVAIFFGLSGTGKTTLSTDPKRQLIGDDEHGWDDDGVFNFEGGCYAKTIKLSKEAEPDIYNAIRRDALLENVTVAADGTIDFNDGSRTENTRVSYPIYHIENIVKPVSKAGHATKVIFLTADAFGVLPPVAKLTKEQTKYHFLSGFTAKLAGTERGITEPTPTFSSCFGAAFLSLHPTKYGQELVKRMEAAGAEAYLVNTGWNGTGKRISIKDTRAIIDAILDGSIEKAQTKTLPIFNLEVPTALHDVNPAILDPRDTYADQAEWDAKAVDLAERFIKNFERFTDTEEGKRLVAAGPQL
- a CDS encoding GntR family transcriptional regulator — protein: MNPPYQTRTQMVMENLRGRILRGEFPAGAPLRQDAIAKELAVSRIPVREALMQLEAQGLVKFEAHRGAVVTMLEASAIEELFYLRALLEADTLFHAVDMMTEETFAQAQAILAQFDQALESGTQIEHWAELNHRFHATLYQAANRPRALELIAQINLSCDRYVRFELLFAQGGIDKAEREHAKLLELCRARRKHEAVVLLKQHIEAAGQSVKQILANGHHQ